A single Carassius auratus strain Wakin unplaced genomic scaffold, ASM336829v1 scaf_tig00214947, whole genome shotgun sequence DNA region contains:
- the LOC113093281 gene encoding spermatogenesis-associated protein 2-like protein isoform X2, which yields MSIRMNSAYKKTEDGHINRYRTNLERQIDKGDRGLVCRNEQLCKEVKMLLHNGNSQKIHHLHGLDSLAVMEKSLNAFPSKTGQMGLEKLSNAFEVLELAALNLYVYPWRREYRLVKMFSGVFTYSIKPALTLQQVKELFGLLGYQASSPNEEEELALNSELVPTDFLLGFACGFFTARMECQLLLSALDSVDRDVEWVLQLVKERQAGHSLQVALENTKKKRDAANVLDAILTAGIDTELDLYTEQTDASQVTSASCSPPYSSYMQPKVLLHKEVSQSNSGNNEDARQEGPLKSPGLMESFAEGDAQRQAAAKVICSCTKQGFLYIYQCETCKGVHSSVCDYYKECGKKGHNLALCQFNTEDLYSAQNQLIMTKERSKDSLKTHFCMMNSSSESFVACNDCQLIHEHNCKERRCNHYMQSTGTVQPPRGERVSVRKRNKCLSSAHNMQYPQETGDSETPNAPIPYHRF from the exons ATGTCGATCAg GATGAATTCTGCTTATAAAAAGACAGAAGATGGCCACATTAATAGGTATCGGACTAACTTGGAGAGACAAATTGATAAGGGTGATCGAGGTTTGGTGTGCAGGAATGAGCAACTTTGTAAGGAAGTCAAGATGCTTCTTCACAATGGCAATTCCCAGAAGATTCATCACCTACATGGATTAGATTCACTGGCAGTGATGGAAAAATCTCTCAATGCATTTCCCTCTAAAACTGGCCAAATGGGGCTTGAGAAACTTTCCAATGCCTTTGAAGTGTTGGAGCTCGCTGCATTAAACCTCTACGTCTACCCCTGGAGGAGAGAGTACAGACTGGTGAAG ATGTTTTCAGGTGTTTTTACTTATTCGATCAAACCTGCACTAACCCTTCAGCAGGTTAAGGAGCTGTTTGGTTTGCTTGGATACCAGGCCTCAAGTCCCAATGAAGAAGAGGAGTTGGCGCTGAACTCCGAACTAGTTCCTACTGATTTCTTACTTGGCTTTGCATGTGGCTTCTTCACTGCCCGGATGGAGTGCCAGCTGCTACTTTCGGCCTTGGACTCGGTGGACAGAGATGTGGAGTGGGTTCTACAGTTAGTTAAAGAGAGGCAAGCGGGCCACAGTCTTCAGGTAGCACTAGAGAACACCAAGAAAAAGAGAGATGCTGCTAATGTTTTAGATGCCATCCTGACAGCTGGCATTGACACTGAGCTGGATCTGTACACAGAGCAGACAGATGCTTCTCAAGTGACATCTGCATCTTGTTCACCACCTTACTCTTCTTATATGCAACCCAAAGTGCTTTTACACAAAGAGGTCTCACAGTCAAACAGTGGGAATAATGAGGATGCAAGGCAGGAAGGACCGCTCAAAAGTCCAGGTCTGATGGAAAGCTTTGCTGAAGGTGATGCCCAGAGACAAGCAGCAGCAAAAGTGATATGCAGCTGTACAAAGCaaggctttttatatatataccaatGTGAGACATGCAAAGGCGTGCACAGTTCAGTTTGTGACTATTATAAGGAGTGCGGAAAAAAAGGGCATAATTTAGCTCTGTGCCAATTTAATACTGAAGACCTTTATTCCGCACAAAACCAGCTCATAATGACCAAGGAAAGATCGAAAGATTCACTCAAGACACATTTTTGTATGATGAATTCTTCTTCTGAATCATTTGTGGCGTGCAATGACTGTCAGTTGATCCATGAACACAACTGTAAAGAACGCAGATGTAATCACTATATGCAGTCTACGGGGACAGTGCAGCCCCCTCGAGGAGAAAGAGTGAGTGTTCGAAAGAGAAACAAATGTCTTTCTTCTGCACATAATATGCAGTACCCCCAGGAAACGGGGGATTCAGAAACACCTAATGCACCAATACCATATCACC GCTTTTGA
- the LOC113093281 gene encoding spermatogenesis-associated protein 2-like protein isoform X1, which produces MSIRMNSAYKKTEDGHINRYRTNLERQIDKGDRGLVCRNEQLCKEVKMLLHNGNSQKIHHLHGLDSLAVMEKSLNAFPSKTGQMGLEKLSNAFEVLELAALNLYVYPWRREYRLVKMFSGVFTYSIKPALTLQQVKELFGLLGYQASSPNEEEELALNSELVPTDFLLGFACGFFTARMECQLLLSALDSVDRDVEWVLQLVKERQAGHSLQVALENTKKKRDAANVLDAILTAGIDTELDLYTEQTDASQVTSASCSPPYSSYMQPKVLLHKEVSQSNSGNNEDARQEGPLKSPGLMESFAEGDAQRQAAAKVICSCTKQGFLYIYQCETCKGVHSSVCDYYKECGKKGHNLALCQFNTEDLYSAQNQLIMTKERSKDSLKTHFCMMNSSSESFVACNDCQLIHEHNCKERRCNHYMQSTGTVQPPRGERVSVRKRNKCLSSAHNMQYPQETGDSETPNAPIPYHRDCLKANQTFPDIVCFTCEVFHFIGCPDLPHCSQKHKIHHVRTHCIKCLSSELSTLCRYCGAVYCRPCCYKNTFLCKCGKPFSSSSI; this is translated from the exons ATGTCGATCAg GATGAATTCTGCTTATAAAAAGACAGAAGATGGCCACATTAATAGGTATCGGACTAACTTGGAGAGACAAATTGATAAGGGTGATCGAGGTTTGGTGTGCAGGAATGAGCAACTTTGTAAGGAAGTCAAGATGCTTCTTCACAATGGCAATTCCCAGAAGATTCATCACCTACATGGATTAGATTCACTGGCAGTGATGGAAAAATCTCTCAATGCATTTCCCTCTAAAACTGGCCAAATGGGGCTTGAGAAACTTTCCAATGCCTTTGAAGTGTTGGAGCTCGCTGCATTAAACCTCTACGTCTACCCCTGGAGGAGAGAGTACAGACTGGTGAAG ATGTTTTCAGGTGTTTTTACTTATTCGATCAAACCTGCACTAACCCTTCAGCAGGTTAAGGAGCTGTTTGGTTTGCTTGGATACCAGGCCTCAAGTCCCAATGAAGAAGAGGAGTTGGCGCTGAACTCCGAACTAGTTCCTACTGATTTCTTACTTGGCTTTGCATGTGGCTTCTTCACTGCCCGGATGGAGTGCCAGCTGCTACTTTCGGCCTTGGACTCGGTGGACAGAGATGTGGAGTGGGTTCTACAGTTAGTTAAAGAGAGGCAAGCGGGCCACAGTCTTCAGGTAGCACTAGAGAACACCAAGAAAAAGAGAGATGCTGCTAATGTTTTAGATGCCATCCTGACAGCTGGCATTGACACTGAGCTGGATCTGTACACAGAGCAGACAGATGCTTCTCAAGTGACATCTGCATCTTGTTCACCACCTTACTCTTCTTATATGCAACCCAAAGTGCTTTTACACAAAGAGGTCTCACAGTCAAACAGTGGGAATAATGAGGATGCAAGGCAGGAAGGACCGCTCAAAAGTCCAGGTCTGATGGAAAGCTTTGCTGAAGGTGATGCCCAGAGACAAGCAGCAGCAAAAGTGATATGCAGCTGTACAAAGCaaggctttttatatatataccaatGTGAGACATGCAAAGGCGTGCACAGTTCAGTTTGTGACTATTATAAGGAGTGCGGAAAAAAAGGGCATAATTTAGCTCTGTGCCAATTTAATACTGAAGACCTTTATTCCGCACAAAACCAGCTCATAATGACCAAGGAAAGATCGAAAGATTCACTCAAGACACATTTTTGTATGATGAATTCTTCTTCTGAATCATTTGTGGCGTGCAATGACTGTCAGTTGATCCATGAACACAACTGTAAAGAACGCAGATGTAATCACTATATGCAGTCTACGGGGACAGTGCAGCCCCCTCGAGGAGAAAGAGTGAGTGTTCGAAAGAGAAACAAATGTCTTTCTTCTGCACATAATATGCAGTACCCCCAGGAAACGGGGGATTCAGAAACACCTAATGCACCAATACCATATCACCGTGATTGCTTGAAAGCTAACCAAACATTTCCTGACATTGTATGCTTCACTTGTGAAGTCTTTCATTTCATTGGGTGTCCTGATCTACCACATTGctctcaaaaacacaaaatacatcaTGTCAGAACACATTGCATCAAATGCCTCAGTTCTGAACTTAGCACCTTATGCAGGTACTGTGGGGCTGTGTATTGCCGTCCATGTTGCTATAAAAATACCTTCTTATGCAAGTGTGGAAAGCCTTTTAGCTCTTCCTCTATTTGA
- the LOC113093282 gene encoding uncharacterized protein LOC113093282 — MKPIKYLGRLHCCSGCVHDVKRGRMVLALGGAGTVGSGIVKALLDKGFKVAVISRDSSKLEKLKGFVSPSTKSNLTTLVGNVGSEEGAEEVKQALLKSVGNITDVVSSLGFSWWQGGPPHTQTLKELHWVIETLLFSTFVSWKAFFPLVRDDANSTYTFITGGAGEKVLMPGTGFLTVGAASALSFCQVLREEYPEVPCKVNQVKINTGVAVPDRMAPGYMNHLDLGEAVATLVERRNTSHTIFPVSCPADLKTVILEGSL, encoded by the exons ATGAAACCCATAAAATATCTCGGACGTCTGCACTGCTGCAGCGGTTGTGTGCACGATGTCAAACGGGGCAGAATGGTTTTAGCCCTCGGTGGAGCAGGAACTGTCGGCTCCGGGATAGTGAAAGCTCTCCTGGACAAGG GTTTCAAGGTTGCTGTGATCTCCAGAGACAGCAGCAAGTTGGAGAAACTTAAGGGGTTTGTTTCACCTAGCACAAAAAGTAACCTGACCACTTTAGTGGGGAATGTCG GCTCAGAAGAAGGAGCGGAGGAGGTCAAACAGGCCTTGCTTAAGTCAGTGGGAAACATCACAGATGTGGTGTCCTCTCTGGGCTTCAGCTGGTGGCAGGGTGGTCCACCACACACTCAAACCCTCAAAGAACTGCACTGG GTTATTGAGACTCTGCTTTTCAGCACCTTTGTGTCTTGGAAGGCGTTCTTTCCCCTGGTGAGAGATGATGCTAACTCCACCTACACGTTTATCACAG GAGGTGCTGGAGAGAAAGTGCTCATGCCGGGCACAGGGTTCCTGACTGTAGGGGCAGCCAGTGCCCTGTCGTTCTGTCAGGTTCTGCGTGAAGAGTACCCAGAGGTGCCATGCAAAGTCAACCAG GTGAAAATCAATACAGGTGTGGCGGTTCCAGACCGAATGGCCCCCGGGTACATGAACCACTTGGATTTAGGGGAGGCCGTGGCTACGCTGGTGGAGCGCCGCAACACGTCCCACACCATCTTCCCTGTGAGCTGTCCTGCCGATCTAAAAACTGTGATCTTGGAGGGCAGTCTGTAA